In Paenibacillus sp. G2S3, a single window of DNA contains:
- the cysC gene encoding adenylyl-sulfate kinase, with protein MQNILTIESSRKRYVFMNQMIWLTGLSGSGKSTLAEELKNHIDNCYILDGDTLRKGINQDLQFSEADRLEVGRRIGEIGKILLDANLNVIVASISPYRSTRDKVRSLIGDSYLEVYVQCPLEVCEERDPKGLYKQARAGQIKHFTGIDSPYEEPQHPDVIVETDKFSLDECVSKILQHISAMRRK; from the coding sequence ATTCAAAATATTTTAACAATTGAATCTAGCAGGAAGAGGTACGTATTTATGAATCAAATGATATGGCTAACTGGGCTATCGGGTTCAGGTAAATCAACGCTTGCTGAGGAACTGAAAAATCATATTGATAATTGTTACATTCTGGACGGTGATACATTGAGGAAAGGAATTAATCAGGATCTTCAGTTCAGCGAAGCGGATCGATTGGAAGTAGGGAGAAGGATTGGTGAGATTGGTAAGATTCTGCTTGATGCGAACCTGAATGTGATCGTTGCCTCCATCTCTCCATACCGCTCTACACGCGATAAGGTCCGTTCTCTGATTGGAGATTCGTACTTGGAAGTATATGTTCAGTGCCCTTTGGAAGTCTGTGAGGAGAGAGATCCGAAAGGTCTATATAAACAAGCAAGAGCCGGACAAATCAAGCATTTTACGGGTATTGATTCTCCTTATGAAGAGCCTCAACACCCGGATGTGATCGTAGAGACAGACAAGTTTTCCTTAGATGAATGCGTGTCGAAAATCCTTCAACACATATCAGCTATGCGGAGGAAATAA
- a CDS encoding class I SAM-dependent methyltransferase codes for MDYKGSSVYDNEDFFYHYLLRRNREDSPNNIIEKPVIYDLMGDVLGKKLLDLGCGDAKFGYELLEQGCNFYEGVEGSSNMVKAAKELLNTSKSKINHATMESWNYPKEKYDLVISRLAIHYLQDLEPIFDSIRSALIPNGQFIFSVQHPVLTSSMKSATTSERKSDWIVDNYFEMGKRMEPWIGESVVKYHRTFEEYFQTLKHVGFKIEDIRECKPNPQFFNSEGEYERRMRIPLFLVFKCIK; via the coding sequence ATAAAGGGTCATCGGTGTATGACAATGAAGATTTTTTCTATCACTATTTATTGAGAAGAAACAGAGAGGATAGCCCAAATAACATTATTGAAAAGCCGGTTATATATGATCTTATGGGCGATGTACTTGGGAAAAAGTTGCTCGATTTAGGATGCGGGGATGCTAAGTTCGGATATGAGTTGCTTGAGCAGGGATGTAACTTTTACGAAGGTGTGGAAGGTTCAAGTAATATGGTCAAAGCGGCAAAAGAACTGTTAAATACATCTAAAAGTAAGATTAACCATGCTACTATGGAGAGTTGGAATTACCCAAAAGAGAAATATGATTTGGTAATCTCTCGGTTGGCTATTCATTATTTACAAGACCTAGAACCAATCTTTGATAGTATCCGTAGTGCGCTTATTCCTAATGGTCAGTTTATTTTTAGTGTACAGCATCCGGTTCTAACATCATCCATGAAAAGCGCGACAACTTCAGAAAGAAAGTCGGACTGGATCGTCGATAACTATTTTGAAATGGGTAAGAGAATGGAGCCTTGGATTGGAGAAAGTGTAGTTAAGTACCACAGAACTTTTGAAGAGTATTTTCAGACACTGAAACATGTTGGATTTAAAATAGAGGATATTAGAGAATGTAAGCCAAATCCTCAGTTTTTTAATAGTGAAGGAGAGTATGAGAGAAGGATGAGAATCCCACTTTTTCTCGTATTTAAATGTATAAAATAA